A section of the Parambassis ranga unplaced genomic scaffold, fParRan2.1 scaffold_167_arrow_ctg1, whole genome shotgun sequence genome encodes:
- the stab2 gene encoding stabilin-2 isoform X2: MELRHRARLLLVPVVMVLLVHEAEAASRQNFCSNSTMLTTRTACHSCSISMLIPCPAGYKQTPRSTTTDCKYYVRTASMKLAISGCSFECYREEDVKSCCPGFWGPDCIECPDQADTPCSGRGVCSDGLGGNGTCSCQAGFAGTACEDCAPGQYGPTCSSVCSCVHGLCDSGLRGDGRCTCFSGYKGSSCDQELPECASLSCPQTSRCMEEALTGQLVCQCLPGYQTSGAQCLSINPCLQQICHIHASCVHTGPNQHLCACHEGYSGDGRVCVPVNPCQTKHGGCSADSTRCVYDRPGKSHCECLPAFGGLSDGACSLTDACRPDSCHKNANCTMLGPGRVECTCLPGFLGNGKICYGNIMQRLTDLNTEPGGQWSGQLSNAISLFGSLLWPLQNLGPFTVFVPINKGFRGTSVKTLTADLSKAKYLCKMHLVAGVMPFNTLKKTDIFYTLTGKSAETDTSEGDSQAKIRIHGSRRKGVIVQSDIVASNGMIHIINRLMDSVSPTVESNTEENLMKIISDYGKFERFKSLLEKAELASVMDLPGPITVYAPVGAAFDSMTEGHFQYLSSAEGHKKLVELLRNHIVPSTALGVYNMVSTTRIVTMAKQMLTINVTESGQILVNGAAVLEADVEAKNGRLYVLDGVLTPPSIEPVLPHRCDINKTKIIKGPCVSCSKVKLSQCSSGIFTGTSGCVYSVMISSPPVQLPAKGCSAQCYTLVTTPACCKGFYGSDCRPCPGGYQTPCSGHGQCLEGIGGNGSCICEANFRGSRCQYCSSPNKYGPNCDRTCPCIHGQCDNRPESDGRCKVDSCQTGYTGRFCDRQTAACGPATQFCHAHADCDFSQGTTRCVCRPGFQGDGITCVESDLCALPLRGGCSVNAKCIKTGPGSHSCQCLSGWREDGDECQPINNCDGLGNGGCHPNATCIYVGPGQSDCSCKPGYKGDGQDCEAVNQCVTAKGGCHYLASCRLLSAQWTCVCEDGYVGNGHICYGTVDQELLALPEASDFFRWTTESGLSQTLSNQNITLLVPSSAAITKMSSDDTSFWTLKGNLPSLIRNHMIPGYCPLSSLSNMSAVTSLLSATLPVLTSNEITAVGGATITTSNIAATNGLIHVIDKVLIPERKLSEGLLATLALRPEFSLFRSYLIDYNLTNQIEQADEFTVFAPTDAAITEYLQNVATPALDVNTTRYHVVLSERLLKTDLQPGGYKETLLGFSFQLGIFPRDGKLFVNDAQINSSNILSGKGVIHGLSAVLQIIRNRCDKVSYEKVPGKCVDCLFHQNKVCPNDTVPDKSVRSKKCMLTRVFEDERHTIGCRATCLHKNIMHQCCAGFFGEHCEPCPGPKGQPCFGNGVCLDRTSGSGVCQCNKGFNGTACETCHRDKYGIHCDQDCHCDNGHCNGGLNGDGTCECDVGWRGIRCDEKIESKADELCGSVKCHSSANCVIGPSSPQCLCAAGFEGNGTSCQAIDLCSMNNGGCSLYAVCKRTRPGRRDCICNSGYSGDGLVCVEINPCLEGGGGCHTNADCIHVGPNKTSCVCSNGYSGDGQYCKMTNLCLKKNGGCHQYARCNMTGPGTRNCTCLRNFMGDGLSCKGTVDREMRTKGMTNFYFALMMAEISLKARGPFTVFVPNSKAFKAEMSPKIKQMVGHREQYSSILRNHVVMCHTLLPADLSRPRNLTALSGLVLATSSSQGMISINDANVTESDDVSINGIIHKISRILYPADMGKENSLLDSEEMNLTDVAERHGYQTFYKLLEDTGVMDLVNDRIYQPVTVFLPSDDAMAALPQEQKDFLFHQHNRPQLLEYLKYHILLSQKVYAEELIYLDSARTLQGSSLSFSCGGTDNIGEVFINDGKCRIIQRHLAFKTGLAYGIDCLLTPPSLGGRCDEQTKFDLQMNCGICSVSASQCPKGSKQKEVQKCDLPTIYVSKNSGCRTICTVNFWQPKCCHGYYGRDCLVCPGGVHSTCSNHGKCDDGHLGNGTCTCEAGFRGTACEMCSEGFFGATCKACNCSEHASCDDGHKGTGSCFCDVGWTGQRCDVQQTEVFHCSPPCSPKAVCNENNTCVCQPFFEGDGFTCTVVDMCQFWNGGCAKVAKCSQKGEKVSCTCPKGHSGDGFTCLPIDPCTSGDNGGCHEHSTCTMTAPGKRRCSCKDGYIGDGVTCEVKQLPISRCLQDNGQCHQDAKCTDLHFEDVTLGVFHYRSPKGQYKLNFTEAQQACSAEGGSLATYSQLSYAQQGGLNMCAAGWLDQARVAYPTTYSNPNCGFGHVGIVDYGTRKDPSETWDTFCYRMKEVKCECKPGYIGNGFSCTGNLLQVLTSTATFSNFLTQILNYSQVSESGRQFVKRLTNLTVQSTLFVPDNSGMPDNQTLSQRDIEFHLSDGQALPLSQLKNGSRLRTHVGSLTVLGVADLVDPSALSYRYINNRFVTDSDIVASNGLIHVLQAPLKAPPPHHEMHVAHNAGMGVGVVLLIVLVAAAIFVGYHFYTHSTKPFQFYYFKEEDREEEALPPNCSRSICNPMYESEPADVAEDKHEVVNGGAYDLLQT, from the exons AGTGTCCTGATCAGGCTGACACACCCTGCAGCGGCCGAGGAGTCTGCTCAGATGGCCTGGGAGGGAACGGGACCTGCAGCTGCcag GCGGGCTTTGCAGGAACTGCCTGTGAGGACTGTGCACCTGGTCAGTACGGCCCCACCTGCAGCTCAG tgTGCTCATGTGTCCACGGCCTGTGTGATTCTGGACTAAGAGGTGACGGCCGGTGCACCTGTTTTTCTGGATACAAAGGGTCCTCCTGTGATCAAG aGCTCCCTGAGTGTGCGTCTCTCAGCTGTCCACAGACCTCTCGCTGTATGGAGGAGGCTCTGACGGGACAGTTGGTTTGTCAGTGTCTGCCAGGCTACCAGACGTCAGgagctcagtgtttgt CCATAAATCCATGTCTCCAGCAGATCTGTCACATCCATGCCTCTTGTGTCCACACCGGTCCAAACCAGCACCTGTGTGCCTGCCATGAGGGCTACAGTGGAGACGGGCGGGTGTGTGTCCCTGTCAATCCATGTCAAACGAAACACGGAGGCTGTTCTGCTGACTCAACTCGCTGTGTCTACGACAGACCAGGGAAG TCTCACTGCGAGTGTCTTCCTGCATTTGGCGGTCTGTCAGACGGAGCCTGCAGCCTGACAGATGCCTGTCGACCAGATTCCTGCCACAAAAACGCCAACTGCACGATGCTGGGACCAGGAAGGGTCGA GTGCACCTGTCTGCCAGGTTTCCTTGGCAACGGTAAAATCTGTTATGGTAACATCATGCAGCGTCTGACTGACCTGAACACAGAGCCGGGAGGACAGTGGAGCGGTCAGCTAAGCAACGCCATCTCTCTGTTCG ggtCTCTGCTGTGGCCGCTGCAGAATCTGGGTCCGTTCACTGTGTTTGTTCCAATCAATAAAGGCTTCAGGGGAACTTCG GTGAAAACTCTGACAGCCGACCTGTCAAAGGCTAAATACCTGTGTAAGATGCACCTGGTTGCCGGCGTGATGCCGTTTAATACTCTGAAGAAAACTGACATCTTCTACACTCTAACGGGGAAatcagcagagacagacacatcAGAGGGG GACTCTCAAGCTAAGATTCGTATCCATGGCAGCAGGAGGAAAGGTGTGATCGTCCAGTCTGACATCGTTGCTTCCAACGGGATGATTCACATCATCAACCGGCTGATGGACAGTGTCTCACCCACTGTGGAGAGCAacacagag GAGAACCTCATGAAGATCATTTCTGACTATGGCAAATTTGAGAGGTTTAAGTCTTTGTTGGAG aaagCAGAGCTGGCCTCTGTCATGGACCTTCCTGGTCCGATCACCGTCTATGCTCCTGTCGGTGCAGCGTTTGATTCGATGACAGAAGGACACTTCCAGTacctcagcagtgctgag GGACACAAGAAACTGGTGGAGCTTCTCAGGAACCACATCGTTCCGTCCACTGCA TTGGGGGTCTATAACATGGTGTCCACCACCAGAATTGTGACGATGGCCAAACAGATGCTGACAATCAATGTGACAGAAAGT gGTCAGATTTTGGTTAATGGAGCAGCAGTGCTGGAGGCAGATGTGGAGGCTAAAAATGGACGCCTGTATGTGTTGGATGGAGTTTTGACTCCACCCTCCATTGAGCCTGTCCTACCTCACAGGTGTGACATCAACAAGACCAAGATCATCAAG GGCCCGTGTGTCAGCTGTTCTAAAGTCAAGCTGTCTCAGTGCTCCTCTGGGATTTTTACG GGCACCTCtggatgtgtttacagtgtcATGATTAGTTCTCCGCCCGTTCAATTACCAGCAAAAGGCTGCTCAGCACAGTGCTACACACTTGTGACG actCCAGCCTGCTGTAAAGGTTTCTATGGTTCAGACTGCAGACCTTGTCCTGGTGGATACCAGACGCCCTGCTCTGGACACGGCCAG TGTTTGGAGGGAATCGGTGGAAATGGGTCGTGTATCTGTGAGGCGAACTTCAGAGGCTCTCGATGTCAGTACTGCTCATCCCCCAACAAGTACGGACCAAACTGTGACAGAA CCTGTCCCTGCATCCACGGACAATGTGACAACCGTCCAGAGTCAGACGGCCGCTGTAAAGTAGACTCCTGTCAGACGGGTTACACGGGTCGGTTCTGTGACCGTCAAACGGCGGCCTGCGGCCCTGCCACTCAGTTCTGTCATGCTCATGCTGACTGCGATTTCAGCCAGGGAACAACCAG gtgtgtgtgtagaccTGGATTTCAGGGCGATGGTATCACCTGTGTGGAGTCAGACCTGTGTGCTCTGCCTCTCAGAGGAGGCTGCAGTGTGAAT gccaaATGTATAAAGACGGGTCCTGGATCTCACTCCTGTCAGTGTCTCAGCGGGTGGAGAGAGGACGGTGACGAGTGCCAACCAATCAACAACTGTGATGGTCTCGGCAATGGAGGCTGCCATCCCAACGCCACCTGCATCTACGTTGGACCCGGACAG AGTGACTGCAGCTGTAAGCCAGGATACAAAGGAGACGGGCAGGACTGTGAGGCGGTTAATCAGTGTGTGACTGCAAAGGGAGGCTGTCACTACCtg GCCAGCTGCCGCCTGCTGTCCGCCCAGTGgacgtgtgtctgtgaggaCGGATATGTTGGAAATGGACACATCTGTTACGGTACAGTGGATCAG GAGCTGCTGGCTCTGCCTGAAGCCTCCGACTTCTTCAGATGGACCACT GAGTCTGGTCTGTCTCAAACTTTGTCAAATCAGAACATCACCCTCCTGGTTCCGTCCTCCGCGGCCATCACTAAAATGTCTTCAGATGACACAAGTTTCTGGACTTTAAAGGGAAACCTGCCGAGTCTCATCAG GAATCACATGATCCCTGGTTACTGTCCACTGTCCAGCCTGAGCAACATGTCCGCTGTGACATCCCTTCTCTCagcaacacttcctgttttaacaAGCAATGAG aTTACAGCTGTTGGCGGAGCGACCATCACCACTTCAAACATAGCTGCTACAAACGGGCTGATTCATGTCATTGATAAG GTTTTGATTCCTGAGAGGAAGCTGAGTGAGGGGCTGCTGGCGACACTCGCTCTGAGGCCAGAGTTCTCACTGTTCAGATCATATCTCATT GATTACAACCTGACAAATCAGATCGAACAGGCTGATGAGTTCACGGTGTTTGCCCCGACGGACGCCGCCATCACTGAGTACCTACAGAACGTGGCTACCCCGGCCCTG GATGTGAATACGACCCGTTACCACGTGGTGCTGTCAGAGCGTCTCTTGAAGACGGACCTTCAACCTGGAGGATACAAAGAGACGCTGCTCGGGTTCTCATTCCAGCTCGGCATCTTCCCACGAGATGGAAAG TTGTTTGTGAACGACGCTCAGATAAACTCATCCAACATCCTGAGCGGAAAAGGTGTGATTCACGGCCTGTCGGCCGTGCTGCAGATCATCAGGAATCGCTGTGACAAAGTCTCATATGAGAAAGTCCCA GGAAAGTGTGTCGACTGTTTGTTCCACCAAAACAAAGTCTGCCCTAATGACACCGTTCCAGAT AAATCAGTGAGGTCGAAGAAATGCATGTTAACCCGAGTGTTTGAAGATGAGCGGCATACCATCGGTTGCAGAGCCACCTGCCTACACAAAAACATT ATGCATCAGTGTTGTGCCGGTTTTTTTGGGGAACATTGTGAGCCGTGTCCTGGTCCAAAGGGTCAGCCCTGCTTTGGCAACGGAGTGTGTTTGGACAGGACGAGCGGGTCTGGAGTGTGTCAGTGTAACAAAGGCTTCAATGGAACTGCCTGTGAAACCTGCCATAGAGACAAATATGGAATTCACTGTGATCAAG ACTGTCATTGTGACAACGGACACTGCAACGGCGGCCTTAATGGAGATGGGACGTGTGAGTGTGATGTCGGCTGGAGAGGCATCCGCTGCGATGAAA AGATTGAATCCAAAGCTGATGAACTGTGCGGCTCGGTTAAATGTCACTCCAGTGCAAA CTGTGTGATCGGACCGTCCAgccctcagtgtctctgtgctgctggattTGAAGGAAATGGAACGTCCTGTCAGG ctatAGACCTGTGTTCGATGAATAATGGCGGCTGCAGTCTGTATGCAGTCTGTAAGAGGACGCGTCCTGGCAGGAGAGACTGCATCTGTAACAGCGGCTACTCCGGTGATGGCCTCGTGTGTGTCG AGATCAATCCCTGTCTGGAGGGGGGCGGAGGCTGCCATACCAACGCAGACTGCATCCATGTTGGACCGAACAAA acttcctgtgtctgtagTAACGGGTACTCAGGTGATGGACAGTACTGCAAGATGACCAACTTGTGTTTGAAG AAAAATGGCGGCTGTCACCAGTATGCCAGGTGCAACATGACTGGTCCTGGCACCCGAAACTGCACGTGCCTCAGAAATTTCATGGGAGATGGTCTTAGCTGTAAAGGCACCGTGGACAGG GAAATGAGGACAAAGGGCATGACGAACTTCTACTTTGCTCTGATG ATGGCAGAGATTTCCCTAAAAGCTCGTGGTCCGTTCACCGTCTTTGTTCCAAACTCTAAGGCTTTCAAAGCAGAGATGTCACCCAAG ATCAAACAGATGGTAGGACACAGAGAACAATACTCCAGCATTCTGCGCAACCACGTTGTGATGTGTCACACTTTGCTGCCCGCTGACCTCAGCCGACCCCGAAACCTGACTGCTTTGTCTGGACTTGTCCTGGCCACCAGTTCCAGCCAG GGCATGATCTCCATCAACGATGCAAATGTAACTGAGAGTGATGATGTCAGCATCAACGGGATCATCCATAAAATCAGCCGGATCCTGTACCCTGCTGACATGGGCAAAGAGAACTCTCTGCTT GATTCAGAAGAGATGAATCTGACTGATGTGGCCGAACGTCATGGTTACCAAACCTTCTACAAACTACTCGAG GACACTGGTGTGATGGACCTGGTGAATGATAGGATATACCAGCCGGTGACAGTCTTCCTGCCATCAGATGACGCCATGGCAGCTCTGCCTCAGGAACAGAaggacttcctgtttcaccAGCACAATCGACCACAGCTGCTGGAGTACCTGAAGTACCACATTTTACTGAGCCAGAAG GTTTATGCTGAAGAACTGATCTATCTGGACTCAGCTCGGACTCTGCAAGGTTCATCACTCTCCTTCTCCTGTGGTGGGACAGACAACATT GGAGAAGTCTTCATCAATGATGGAAAGTGCCGGATCATTCAGAGGCACCTGGCCTTTAAAACTGGGCTCGCCTACGGGATTGACTGCTTGCTGACTCCACCCAGCCTCGGTGGACGCTGCGATGAACAGACAAAATTTGATCTTCAG ATGAACTGTGGGATATGCAGCGTGTCAGCCTCCCAATGCCCCAAAGGATCCAAACAGAAG GAGGTTCAGAAATGTGATCTGCCCACCATATATGTCTCTAAAAATTCCGGCTGTCGCACCATCTGCACTGTCAACTTCTGGCAGCCAAAGTGTTGTCATGGTTACTACGGACGGGACTGTCTGG tCTGTCCTGGGGGGGTCCACTCTACCTGCAGTAACCATGGTAAATGTGATGATGGTCACCTTGGTAACGGTACCTGTACCTGTGAGGCAGGTTTCAGGGGCACAGCCTGTGAgatgtgcagtgaggggttcttTGGAGCCACCTGTAAAG cctgtAACTGCTCAGAGCATGCATCATGTGATGATGGACATAAAGGTACAGGTTCATGCTTCTGTGATGTCGGATGGACGGGACAGCGGTGTGACGTTCAGCAAA CTGAGGTGTTTCACTGCTCTCCACCCTGTTCTCCAAAAGCTGTCTGCAACGAAaacaacacctgtgtgtgtcagccattTTTTGAGGGAGATGGGTTTACCTGCACAG tggtgGACATGTGTCAGTTCTGGAATGGTGGTTGTGCAAAAGTTGCCAAATGTTCTCAGAAAGGAGAAAAGGTGAGCTGCACCTGTCCTAAAGGCCACTCTGGAGACGGGTTCACCTGTCTGCCCATCGATCCCTGTACCTCTGGAGACAACGGAGGCTGCCATGAACATTCCACCTGCACCATGACGGCTCCG gGAAAGAGGAGGTGCAGCTGCAAAGATGGTTACATTGGAGATGGAGTGACCTGTGAAGTCAAACAGCTGCCAATCAGCCGCTGTCTCCAGGACAACGGGCAGTGTCACCAAGACGCTAAATGTACCGACCTCCATTTCGAAG ATGTGACACTTGGCGTCTTCCACTACCGTTCCCCTAAAGGTCAGTACAAACTGAACTTCACTGAGGCCCAGCAGGCATGCTCTGCAGAGGGAGGCAGCCTTGCTACATACAGTCAGCTGTCCTATGCCCAGCAG GGCGGGTTAAACATGTGTGCTGCTGGCTGGTTGGACCAGGCCCGCGTTGCTTACCCCACCACCTACTCCAACCCCAACTGTGGTTTCGGACATGTGGGTATTGTGGACTACGGCACTCGCAAAGACCCGAGTGAGACCTGGGACACCTTTTGCTACCGAATGAAGG AGGTGAAGTGCGAGTGTAAACCAGGTTATATTGGAAATGGGTTTAGCTGCACAGGAAACCTGCTGCAGGTCCTCACATCCACAGCAACCTTCTCCAACTTTCTCACA CAAATCCTGAACTACTCTCAGGTGTCTGAGTCAGGAAGACAGTTTGTGAAGCGTCTCACTAACCTGACAGTCCAGTCCACTCTGTTTGTTCCAGACAACAGCGGCATGCCTGACAACCAG ACTCTGTCTCAGCGGGACATCGAGTTCCACCTGTCAGATGGTCAGGCTCTTCCGCTCAGCCAGCTGAAGAATGGCAGTCGACTCAGAACTCATGTCGGCAGTCTGACTGTTCTCGGAGTCGCAGACCTGGTCGACCCATCTGCTCTG tcctacCGATACATCAACAACCGCTTCGTCACCGACTCTGACATTGTGGCTTCAAACGGGCTTATACATGTTCTTCAAGCACCACTGAAGGCCCCGCCCCCACACCACGAG ATGCATGTGGCACACAACGCTGGGATGGGAGTTGGAGTTGTGCTGCTGATTGTTCTGGTGGCTGCAGCCATCTTTGTTGGGTACCACTTCTACACCCACAGCACCAAACCCTTCCAGTTCTACTACTTCAAG gaggaggacagggaggaagAAGCTCTTCCTCCAAACTGCAGTCGAAGCATCTGTAACCCGATGTATGAATCTGAACCTGCTGATGTG gCAGAGGACAAACACGAGGTGGTAAATGGAGGAGCATAtgacctgctgcag ACATAA